DNA from Paraburkholderia sp. BL10I2N1:
GCGCGAATGGATCGCCGCACGCTATTCGGTGAACGGCGCGCAGGTCCGCCCAACCCAGGTGCTGGTCACGACCGGCTCGCAGCAGGCGCTCGACCTGCTCGGCAAAGTGCTGATCTGCCCGCAAAGCCCGGTGCTCGTCGAAACGCCGACGTACCTCGGCGCGCTGCAATCGTTCTCGATGTACGAGCCGCGCTACGTGCAGGTGCCCACCGACGACAACGGACTGATCCCCGAAGCGCTCACACCAGAGCTGACCGCTGGCGCGCGGCTCCTCTACGCACAACCGAACTTCCAGAATCCGACGGGCCGGCGTCTGCCGGTCGAACGCCGCCGCGCCCTGGCTGCGCTGGCGAAGACCGCGCCCTTTCCGATCATCGAAGACGATCCGTACGGCGCGCTCGACTACGCGGGCGAACCGCTGCCGACGATGCTGTCGATGGCGCCCGATCACATCGTGCACCTCGGTTCGTTCTCGAAGGTGCTGGCGCCGGGTCTGCGGATCGGCTACATCATTGCGCCTGAGGAACTGCACTTCAAGCTGGTGCAGGCCAAGCAGGCGACGGATCTGCACACGCCGAGCTTTACGCAGCGCATCGTCCATGAAGTGGTGAAGGACGGCTTCCTCGACACCCACGTGCCGACGATCCGCGCGCTCTACCGCGACCAGTGCGCGGCGATGCTGGCGGCGCTCGAGCGCTACATGCCCGAAGGTGTCAGCTGGAACCGCCCGGAAGGCGGCATGTTCGTGTGGGTATCGCTGCCCGCACAGATCGACAGCATGAAGCTGCTGGAAGAAGCGGTCGCGCAGAACGTCGCGTTCGTGCCGGGCGGCCCGTTCTTCGCGAGCGAGGCGCAGCACAACACGCTGCGACTGTCGTTCGTGACCGTCCCCCCCGCGAAGATCGACGAAGGCGTCGCGAAGCTTGCCGCGCTGATCCGCGCGCGGGTCTGAGCGCGCGACACGACGCGCGTCGTGGCGCGCGTGTGAGGTTAAAGGATGAACCTCAACGCGCGCCGCCTACCGGATTAACTCAACCTCAAAGGACACGTGATGGCTCAAGCAAATGTGTATGACCGCCTGAAAGAACTCGGCATCGAACTGCCCCAGGCAGGCGCCCCCGCAGCCGCTTATGTGATGAGCGCGCAAAGCGGCAAGACGGTTTATCTGTCGGGCCATATTGCGAAGAAGGATGGCAAGGTGTGGGCCGGAAAGCTCGGTGACTCGCTGACGACCGAAGAAGGCAAGGTTGCCGCGCGCTCGATCGCGATCGATCTGCTGGCTACGTTGCACAACCATGTCGGTGATCTGAACCGCGTGACGCGGATCGTCAAGCTAATGAGCCTCGTCAATTCGACGCTCGACTTCACCGAACAGCATATCGTGACGAATGGTGCATCTGAGCTGGTCGCGGATGTTTTCGGTGAACGGGGCAAGCACGCGCGATCCGCTTTTGGTGTTGCGCAGATCCCGCTCGGCGCCTGCGTCGAGATTGAAATGATTGCTGAAGTAGAGTGATGACGGTTCTGGCTTGAGGGCGTGCCTCAGGCTCCTGTCACCAGGTCCGCCTAACGCGCCGCAGTCGAGGTCTGACTGCGGCGCTTCTGTTTCTGCATTCCGGCTTTTTGCTATTTTCCCGTCATCATTTCTTTTCGATTTATTGACTAAAAAACGACAAAAAAGACCGGAGTACCTTTGAGCCGCCGGATAAAATAAGACGAATGGAAACCGCAGTCCCAACCGGCAACGAAGGCGAAGCAAATCTTATGCTTACCCGATTCAAGCAGGTCGATGTATTCACATCAGTCCCGCTCAAAGGCAATCCCCTCGCGGTAGTATTCGATGCGGATGAACTGACCGCCGCGCAGATGCAGTCCATCGCCCGGTGGACGAATCTGTCCGAAACGACTTTCCTGCTCAAGCCGACCGATACGTCGGCGGACTATCGGGTACGCATCTTCACAACGCATGGCGAGCTACCGTTCGCGGGACACCCGACCCTCGGCACGGCACATGCATTGCTCGAAAGCGGTCATACACCGAAACAGCCCGGCAGGCTCATCCAGCAGTGCGGTGTGGGCCTCGTGGAACTTGCCGCGCAGGCAGCTGGGAAATGGGCTTTCGCGGCACCGCCAGCAAAGGTCACGCCACTGCCTGCGGATCAGTACCCCGCATTGCAGGCGGCGCTGAAAACCGCCGTGATCGACTTCACCGCTCCACCTTGCGGCGTCGACAATGGTGCACCGTGGCTCGTCGTGCGACTGCAATCGGCCGACGCCTGCCTCGCGCTTGAACCCGATGCACAGAAGCTGGCCCAGATCGCGCATACGGTCGGCGCCCATGGCCTTGCTGTCTACGGGCCGCACACGTCAAACGGCCCTGCCACCTTCGAAGTACGTTGTCTGATGGCGGGCGGGAGCCTGGGGATTGGGGAAGACCCTGTGACGGGTAGTGCGAATGCGGCGCTGGCCGGGCTGCTCACTCAGCAAAACCGACGCCCGGGCAACAGCTACACCGCACGTCAAGGCACGGTCATTGGCCGCGATGGCCGCGTCTTCGTCACCTATGACGACACGGCCGGGAAAACGTGGATCGGCGGCGCATCGGTAACGGTTGTCGACGGCACGTTCAGGCTGCCATGACTTACGTCGCCGTGGCCAAAACAACGCGCCAGGCACGGCACAGCGCCACCGCTATCCACAAAACGCCGCAGCAATACACGTTGACTCATGATGCATAAGAAGCTGGATGCGGAGAAACCAGAGCGCGCCACAACTGGGGCCCGCGCCCTGGACAAAAGCCTTGAAGCACACAACGGCCCCAAGCCATGCTGCATAAGGGCCTGGCGGCGACAAATCAGCTTTCTTATGCCCGGCAAGGCGCGCGTATACCCGATGCGCGGATGCTTCCTTAATCTATTCGCATTCAGTAATATCGAAAGGTCCAGGTGACCGACGGACTTCGGCGCAATACCACGCCTTCCCACCCTGTGCACCCGGTACCCAGTTCATCATGCAGCCACCCTCGAATCTCGCGCAGTCGATGCATGCAGAGCCGCTGCCGGGCACATGGACCTTGCGTTGCCGATGAACTATTCGCGCACATCCATGAGGCACGACGCGAGGCTTCGCCGCGACCCGGCAGTGTCGCGCCGGCGTGCTCTCCTTGTGATCCCCGCCCTCGGCGTGCTGGTCCTGATCCTGCTATGGACGGTGATCTTCGCCCGGCTCTCAGTCGAAAAGGACACGACCTATCGGGAAGCGATGGCTTCAAGCGCGATCCTGTCGGCGGCACTGGAGCAGCACACCGTCAAGGCCATCCATCAGGTCGACCAGATCACGCGCTTCGTCAAATACGAATTCGAGAAGTCGCCTGATCATTTCGATCTCGCAAGCACTGTCGAAAAGGGTGTCGTGCAGAGCGAGACGCTCGTGCAGGTGTCGCTGATCGACGAGCACGGCATGCTGATCGCGAATACCGCCGATCCGAATCCAAAGCGTATCGATCTGTCGGACCGCGAACACTTCAAGGTGCATGAGCACGAGAACGACGACGCGCTATACATCAGCAAGCCGGTGCTCGGCCGCGTATCCGGTCACTGGACCTTGCAGATGACGCGGCGACTCAATCATCCCGATGGTTCGTTCGCGGGCGTCGTGGTGGTGTCGGAAGATCCGAGCTACTTCACGACCGACTTCTACAACAACGCGGCGATCGGTCGTGACGGCGTGATCGCGGTGATCTCCGACACCGGCACCGTACTCGCGCGACGCACGGGCGGCGCGGAAAACGCAGCCGGCGCGTTCTCGGCGAGCGGCACTTATCCCACTTCGGAACATGTGTCGGGCACTTACGTCGACCCGATCGATAACGTCACGCGCATCGTGTCCTATCGCCATATCGACGGCTATCCGCTCGGTGTGCTGGTCGGCCTGTCGCAGGCAGAGGAATTCGCCGACTACAACCACACGCGCAACGTCTATCTGCTGATGGCGGGCTTCATCTCGCTCGCGATGCTGAGCTTCTTCGCGGTGGCGACAGGCCTCATCGGCAAGCTGCTCGGCCGCGAACGCGAGATGACCCATCTCGTCGAATACGATCTGCTGACCGGCTTGCGCAATCGCTATGCCACGTTGCGCAGCCTCCGGCACGACGTGGCGCTGACGGCCAACGTCGGGCGCCTCGCGATCCTCTTCATCGACCTGGACAACTTCAAGACGGTCAACGACACGCTCGGCCACAACGCCGGCGACATCGTGCTGCAGATGACCGCTTCGCGCCTCGCCGATGCAGTGGGCGCCGAAGGCGCGTTGAGCCGCATCGGCGGCGACGAGTTCGTCGTGATCGTCAAGGGCGATAACGTCGAGAAGCGTGCCGTCGAACTCGCCGAGGCCGCGGCCGAGGTCTTTGCGAAACCGTTCGAGGTGCGCGGCAGTTCGTTCGTGCTGCATGCAAGCATCGGCATCGCGCTCTATTCGGTGGCCAACGAAAGCGAAATCGATCTGCTGAAGAAAGCCGACCTCGCGATGTACAGCGCGAAGGACGCGGGCAAGAACTGCTATCAGTTCTATTCGCCGCAGCTGTCGCATCGCGCGGACCATCTGATGAAGTGGGAACAACAGCTGCGCGTCGCGCTGGCTGAAGGCCAGCTGTTTCTCGCCTACCAGCCCAAAGTCGATCTCACGCGGCGCTGTATCACGGGCTTCGAGGCGTTGGTGCGATGGAATCATCCGCAGCACGGCCTGATTCCGGCCAACGAGTTCATCCCGGTTGCCGAATCGACGGGTCTGATTGTGCCGATCGGCGACTTCGTGATCCGCACCGCATGCCGCCAGCTCGCCCTGTGGCAGCAGCAGGGCTACGATCCGCTGTCGCTCGCGATCAACATTTCCGCCGTGCAGTTCTGGCGCGGCGACCTGTATGAGACGGTGTCGCGGGCCATCGAGGAAAGCGGCGTCCCCGCGCGCCGCCTCGAACTGGAAATCACCGAAACGGCGATGATGGAATATCCCGACCTCGTGTCGGAGAAAATCTTCGCGTTAAAGCGTCTGGGGGTACGCATCGCGCTCGACGACTTCGGCACGGGCTATTCGTCGCTGTCGTACCTGAACCGCTTCTCGGTCGATACGCTAAAGGTCGATCGCTCGTTCGTGCAGGCCATTCCCGGCGACCGCAGCGTCTGCGTGATGGTGACGGCGATCGTCAACCTCGCGCGCTCGCTGGGGCTGACGGTGGTGGTCGAGGGCACCGAAACAGAAGAACAGATCGCATGGCTCGCCGCGCTCGGCCATATCGAGGCACAAGGGTTCCTCTTCTCGCGTCCGGTGCCGGCCGAAGGCATTTCCGCCCTGCTCGAACGCTTCGGCGTTTGTGGGATGCACGACCGGCGCGTCACGCAGGAACCCGACGCCGACAGCACCAGCGACACACCGAGCACGAGCGGCCTGTCCGCCTGAACGTTCGGGCAGGCTGGGCGGCATCCGGCACACAAAGATACGACGTCACGACGCATGCCGGACTGGCCACGCGGCGCGCGTCGAATAACTGCCAGGCCCGAAGATAGAATACGCGTACGGCGCGCCCGGCGCGGATTTGCCATGCACATGACCACGACGAGGGAAGCCACGCGGCTCGGTGAGCGCGAACCACTGTGGACGCTCTTTCGCGTCGTGTGCGGCCTGTCCGCGCTGTCGTGGGGCGGCCTCGCACTGATGGCACAACTGGAGCATCACTACGTGGAACGCGAGGAGCGGCTGTCGCGCCTCGCATTCTCCGACCTGATTGCGCTCGCGTGGATGGTGCCAGGGCCGGTGGGTTGCAACGTCGCCGTGCAGTTGGGTCATACATTGCGCGGACGCGCGGGCGCATGGGTCGCTGGCATCGCAAGCGTGCTGCCCTTCTTCATGCTGATGACCCTGTTCGCAATCTTCTATCGCACGCCGCTGATTCGCGCGGCCGCTTCGGAAACCCTGCTCAATCACTTCAGCGTCGTGCTCGCGACGCTGATCGCCGTCACCTGGTACAAGCAGAC
Protein-coding regions in this window:
- a CDS encoding PLP-dependent aminotransferase family protein, which gives rise to MDQSDLQAPTWQLSERARKLTSSAIREILKVTERPEVISFAGGLPSPATFPAERMREASDRILRDSPAAALQYSATEGYLPLREWIAARYSVNGAQVRPTQVLVTTGSQQALDLLGKVLICPQSPVLVETPTYLGALQSFSMYEPRYVQVPTDDNGLIPEALTPELTAGARLLYAQPNFQNPTGRRLPVERRRALAALAKTAPFPIIEDDPYGALDYAGEPLPTMLSMAPDHIVHLGSFSKVLAPGLRIGYIIAPEELHFKLVQAKQATDLHTPSFTQRIVHEVVKDGFLDTHVPTIRALYRDQCAAMLAALERYMPEGVSWNRPEGGMFVWVSLPAQIDSMKLLEEAVAQNVAFVPGGPFFASEAQHNTLRLSFVTVPPAKIDEGVAKLAALIRARV
- a CDS encoding RidA family protein, translating into MAQANVYDRLKELGIELPQAGAPAAAYVMSAQSGKTVYLSGHIAKKDGKVWAGKLGDSLTTEEGKVAARSIAIDLLATLHNHVGDLNRVTRIVKLMSLVNSTLDFTEQHIVTNGASELVADVFGERGKHARSAFGVAQIPLGACVEIEMIAEVE
- a CDS encoding PhzF family phenazine biosynthesis protein; translated protein: MLTRFKQVDVFTSVPLKGNPLAVVFDADELTAAQMQSIARWTNLSETTFLLKPTDTSADYRVRIFTTHGELPFAGHPTLGTAHALLESGHTPKQPGRLIQQCGVGLVELAAQAAGKWAFAAPPAKVTPLPADQYPALQAALKTAVIDFTAPPCGVDNGAPWLVVRLQSADACLALEPDAQKLAQIAHTVGAHGLAVYGPHTSNGPATFEVRCLMAGGSLGIGEDPVTGSANAALAGLLTQQNRRPGNSYTARQGTVIGRDGRVFVTYDDTAGKTWIGGASVTVVDGTFRLP
- a CDS encoding EAL domain-containing protein, which gives rise to MNYSRTSMRHDARLRRDPAVSRRRALLVIPALGVLVLILLWTVIFARLSVEKDTTYREAMASSAILSAALEQHTVKAIHQVDQITRFVKYEFEKSPDHFDLASTVEKGVVQSETLVQVSLIDEHGMLIANTADPNPKRIDLSDREHFKVHEHENDDALYISKPVLGRVSGHWTLQMTRRLNHPDGSFAGVVVVSEDPSYFTTDFYNNAAIGRDGVIAVISDTGTVLARRTGGAENAAGAFSASGTYPTSEHVSGTYVDPIDNVTRIVSYRHIDGYPLGVLVGLSQAEEFADYNHTRNVYLLMAGFISLAMLSFFAVATGLIGKLLGREREMTHLVEYDLLTGLRNRYATLRSLRHDVALTANVGRLAILFIDLDNFKTVNDTLGHNAGDIVLQMTASRLADAVGAEGALSRIGGDEFVVIVKGDNVEKRAVELAEAAAEVFAKPFEVRGSSFVLHASIGIALYSVANESEIDLLKKADLAMYSAKDAGKNCYQFYSPQLSHRADHLMKWEQQLRVALAEGQLFLAYQPKVDLTRRCITGFEALVRWNHPQHGLIPANEFIPVAESTGLIVPIGDFVIRTACRQLALWQQQGYDPLSLAINISAVQFWRGDLYETVSRAIEESGVPARRLELEITETAMMEYPDLVSEKIFALKRLGVRIALDDFGTGYSSLSYLNRFSVDTLKVDRSFVQAIPGDRSVCVMVTAIVNLARSLGLTVVVEGTETEEQIAWLAALGHIEAQGFLFSRPVPAEGISALLERFGVCGMHDRRVTQEPDADSTSDTPSTSGLSA